The proteins below come from a single Pleuronectes platessa chromosome 3, fPlePla1.1, whole genome shotgun sequence genomic window:
- the LOC128437066 gene encoding ADP-ribosylation factor-binding protein GGA3 isoform X1 codes for MATGAGSETLDSWLNQATDPENQGDRWDCIQGFYQLVNQEADGPQVATSLLAHKIQSPQERESLQALTVLEACMNNCGKRFHSEAAKFRFLNELIKLLTPKYFGAWTPQKVKDRVTEVLYGWTLWLKDEPKIQEAYNMLKTQGFVKEDPKLPDTLIMAPPPQRSTESVFDQEDKAKVLARLLKSARPEDLELANRLIKRTIKEEQEKAEKALKRESTLKEVESSTRRLRELLREKISGTSSPPSDDIKALYERCERLRPGLFRLASDTSDDDAALAQVLAANDDLTLAVNAYKDQVGRRECNGAGERRGEEEEGRSESSAPTSPREIKSYHLIDLSALDSPQTPREADSPPSFDSSPPLVSSHLDHAFHPGPDSSESEFDKKKTSKSYYEELMQLNDDFQKRSSEQNGGRGLLLRARGCGGGSIGSNGTSTWSFPQNHQFSGSGSDYRTPAEVTAETVCPPLLLKQVFVPMDTIKPSQLEPIPLFDQGGVHVSLHFARNSPVGQPGVAVVVISTVNTSALDVRDLLFQAAVPKSMLVKLQPASGTHLAPYNPLLPPPAISQVVLLANPQKRRVRLRYKLSLTHGDQQLMDTGDVHSFPDWSSLIGH; via the exons ACCAGGCCACAGACCCAGAGAACCAGGGGGACAGGTGGGACTGTATCCAGGGCTTCTACCAGCTCGTCAACCAGGAGGCCGATGG GCCTCAGGTCGCCACCAGTCTGCTGGCTCATAAGATCCAGTCCCCACAGGAGAGAGAGTCTCTGCAGGCGCTCACT GTCCTCGAGGCGTGCATGAACAACTGCGGGAAGAGGTTCCACAGCGAGGCGGCAAAGTTTCGGTTTCTCAATGAGCTCATCAAACTCCTCACACCGAAG TACTTCGGAGCGTGGACTCCTCAGAAGGTGAAGGACCGAGTGACGGAGGTTCTCTACGGCTGGACGCTGTGGCTCAAAGACGAACCTAAGATCCAGGAGGCGTACAACATGCTGAAGACACaag gCTTCGTGAAGGAGGATCCCAAACTACCAGACACACTGATCATGGCTCCTCCTCCGCAAAGATCCACAGAGTCTGTTTTCGACCAGGAGGACAAggccaag GTTTTAGCCAGACTATTGAAAAGCGCTCGTCCTGAAGACCTGGAACTTGCAAACCGACTCATAAAACGCACCATCAAGGAG gaGCAGGAGAAGGCTGAGAAAGCTCTGAAGCGTGAGTCCACCCTGAAGGAGGTGGAGAGCAGCACCAGGCGGCTCCGGGAGCTCCTGAGGGAGAAGATCTCAGGAACCTCGTCTCCGCCCAGTGACGACATCAAG gCCTTGTACGAGCGCTGTGAGCGGCTGAGGCCCGGCCTGTTCCGTCTGGCCAGCGACACGTCGGATGATGACGCCGCTCTGGCTCAGGTCCTGGCAGCCAACGACGATCTGACGCTCGCGGTCAACGCCTACAAAGACCAGGTGGGGAGGAGAGAGTGCaacggagcaggagagagaagaggtgaagaagaagaagggaggagTGAAAGCAGCG ctcctacGAGTCCCAGAGAGATTAAAAGTTACCACCTCATCGACCTGTCGGCTCTGGATTCTCCTCAGACTCCGAGAGAAGCTGATTCACCTCCTTCCTTTGACTCTTCTCCTCCACTTGTCTCCTCTCACCTGGACCACGCCTTCCATCCTGGGCCGGACTCCTCTGAATCAG AGTTTGACAAAAAGAAGACTTCAAAGTCGTATTATGAGGAACTGATGCAG CTTAATGACGACTTTCAGAAGAGGAGCAGCGAGCAGAACGGAGGGAGAGGACTTCTGCTGAGAGCTCGAGGATGTGGAGGCGGCAGCATCGGATCCAACGGGACCAGCACCTG GTCTTTCCCTCAAAATCATCAGTTCAGCGGCTCAGGATCAGATTACAGGACGCCAGCTGAAGTCACTgcagagacagtttgtcctccacTGTTACTCAAACAGGTCTTTGTGCCGATGGACACCATCAAACCCA GTCAGCTGGAGCCGATCCCTCTGTTCGATCAGGGCGGCGTCCACGTCTCTCTGCACTTTGCCAGGAACTCTCCGGTGGGTCAGCCGGGAGTCGCTGTGGTCGTCATCTCCACCGTGAACACGTCGGCCCTCGATGTGAGAGACCTCCTGTTCCAAGCTGCTGTTCCCAAG AGCATGCTGGTGAAACTTCAACCCGCCTCAGGGACGCACCTCGCTCCGTACAACCCCCTCCTGCCTCCACCTGCCATCTCCCAGGTCGTCCTGCTGGCCAATCCTCAGAAG cGGCGGGTGCGTCTGCGCTACAAGCTGAGCCTGACTCATGGAGACCAGCAGCTGATGGACACCGGAGACGTCCACAGCTTCCCGGACTggagctctctgattggccacTGA
- the LOC128437066 gene encoding ADP-ribosylation factor-binding protein GGA3 isoform X2: MATGAGSETLDSWLNQATDPENQGDRWDCIQGFYQLVNQEADGPQVATSLLAHKIQSPQERESLQALTVLEACMNNCGKRFHSEAAKFRFLNELIKLLTPKYFGAWTPQKVKDRVTEVLYGWTLWLKDEPKIQEAYNMLKTQGFVKEDPKLPDTLIMAPPPQRSTESVFDQEDKAKVLARLLKSARPEDLELANRLIKRTIKEEQEKAEKALKRESTLKEVESSTRRLRELLREKISGTSSPPSDDIKALYERCERLRPGLFRLASDTSDDDAALAQVLAANDDLTLAVNAYKDQVGRRECNGAGERRAPTSPREIKSYHLIDLSALDSPQTPREADSPPSFDSSPPLVSSHLDHAFHPGPDSSESEFDKKKTSKSYYEELMQLNDDFQKRSSEQNGGRGLLLRARGCGGGSIGSNGTSTWSFPQNHQFSGSGSDYRTPAEVTAETVCPPLLLKQVFVPMDTIKPSQLEPIPLFDQGGVHVSLHFARNSPVGQPGVAVVVISTVNTSALDVRDLLFQAAVPKSMLVKLQPASGTHLAPYNPLLPPPAISQVVLLANPQKRRVRLRYKLSLTHGDQQLMDTGDVHSFPDWSSLIGH; the protein is encoded by the exons ACCAGGCCACAGACCCAGAGAACCAGGGGGACAGGTGGGACTGTATCCAGGGCTTCTACCAGCTCGTCAACCAGGAGGCCGATGG GCCTCAGGTCGCCACCAGTCTGCTGGCTCATAAGATCCAGTCCCCACAGGAGAGAGAGTCTCTGCAGGCGCTCACT GTCCTCGAGGCGTGCATGAACAACTGCGGGAAGAGGTTCCACAGCGAGGCGGCAAAGTTTCGGTTTCTCAATGAGCTCATCAAACTCCTCACACCGAAG TACTTCGGAGCGTGGACTCCTCAGAAGGTGAAGGACCGAGTGACGGAGGTTCTCTACGGCTGGACGCTGTGGCTCAAAGACGAACCTAAGATCCAGGAGGCGTACAACATGCTGAAGACACaag gCTTCGTGAAGGAGGATCCCAAACTACCAGACACACTGATCATGGCTCCTCCTCCGCAAAGATCCACAGAGTCTGTTTTCGACCAGGAGGACAAggccaag GTTTTAGCCAGACTATTGAAAAGCGCTCGTCCTGAAGACCTGGAACTTGCAAACCGACTCATAAAACGCACCATCAAGGAG gaGCAGGAGAAGGCTGAGAAAGCTCTGAAGCGTGAGTCCACCCTGAAGGAGGTGGAGAGCAGCACCAGGCGGCTCCGGGAGCTCCTGAGGGAGAAGATCTCAGGAACCTCGTCTCCGCCCAGTGACGACATCAAG gCCTTGTACGAGCGCTGTGAGCGGCTGAGGCCCGGCCTGTTCCGTCTGGCCAGCGACACGTCGGATGATGACGCCGCTCTGGCTCAGGTCCTGGCAGCCAACGACGATCTGACGCTCGCGGTCAACGCCTACAAAGACCAGGTGGGGAGGAGAGAGTGCaacggagcaggagagagaagag ctcctacGAGTCCCAGAGAGATTAAAAGTTACCACCTCATCGACCTGTCGGCTCTGGATTCTCCTCAGACTCCGAGAGAAGCTGATTCACCTCCTTCCTTTGACTCTTCTCCTCCACTTGTCTCCTCTCACCTGGACCACGCCTTCCATCCTGGGCCGGACTCCTCTGAATCAG AGTTTGACAAAAAGAAGACTTCAAAGTCGTATTATGAGGAACTGATGCAG CTTAATGACGACTTTCAGAAGAGGAGCAGCGAGCAGAACGGAGGGAGAGGACTTCTGCTGAGAGCTCGAGGATGTGGAGGCGGCAGCATCGGATCCAACGGGACCAGCACCTG GTCTTTCCCTCAAAATCATCAGTTCAGCGGCTCAGGATCAGATTACAGGACGCCAGCTGAAGTCACTgcagagacagtttgtcctccacTGTTACTCAAACAGGTCTTTGTGCCGATGGACACCATCAAACCCA GTCAGCTGGAGCCGATCCCTCTGTTCGATCAGGGCGGCGTCCACGTCTCTCTGCACTTTGCCAGGAACTCTCCGGTGGGTCAGCCGGGAGTCGCTGTGGTCGTCATCTCCACCGTGAACACGTCGGCCCTCGATGTGAGAGACCTCCTGTTCCAAGCTGCTGTTCCCAAG AGCATGCTGGTGAAACTTCAACCCGCCTCAGGGACGCACCTCGCTCCGTACAACCCCCTCCTGCCTCCACCTGCCATCTCCCAGGTCGTCCTGCTGGCCAATCCTCAGAAG cGGCGGGTGCGTCTGCGCTACAAGCTGAGCCTGACTCATGGAGACCAGCAGCTGATGGACACCGGAGACGTCCACAGCTTCCCGGACTggagctctctgattggccacTGA
- the LOC128437065 gene encoding cAMP-specific 3',5'-cyclic phosphodiesterase 4C codes for MKKSRSVLSVTGEEGSGADGTGAGEKAESSRYSRSYTSGATLGAELRRGRSRRLSSSLQVPCWLRPRDRTRSPEVLSNVSRPTTLPLRIPPRISITHADTDSYETENGVSPGHSPLGSQSPGLTLNTSFPSGQRRESFLYRSDSDYDMSPKTVSRKSSLASEGHTSEDFIVTPFAQVLASLRSVRSNFTILANVSTPAVKRSPLGGVCVSPRATLSDQQYQQLALDTLEELDWCLDQLETIQTHRSVSEMASNKFKRMLNRELSHLSEMSRSGNQVSEYISSTFLDKQNDEEIPSPTLKDKPMSHISGVRKLSHSSSLSSSSMPRFGVNTDQEDELAKELEDLDKWSFNIFRVAEFSNNRPLSCIMYTIFQERELLKTFRIPLDTFVTYVMTLEDHYHGNVAYHNSLHAADVTQSTHVLLSTPALDAVFTDLEILASLFAAAIHDVDHPGVSNQFLINTNSELALMYNDESVLENHHLAVGFKLLHQENCDIFVNLTKRQRQSLRKLVIDMVLATDMSKHMTLLGDLKTMVETKKVTSSGVLLLDHYTERIQVLRNMVHCADLSNPTKALPLYRQWTERIMEEFFRQGDKERERGMEISAMCDKHTASVEKSQVGFIDYIVHPLWETWADLVHPDAQELLDTLEENREWYLSTMPQSPSPPPDRHLQHDRFQFEITLEDLEHNNHNHVHLENSNGGMEICEDRAEPNGEGQNHVGADMEEDEKNHNSEQNGVPDEEEEEEEEEAREEEEEEEEGKENMEQENGEEEETKEEEEEIEKSQEEEEETKEEEEGIEKSQEDQQEEEEDVGENEEAKGDEEEIVEKEEVEGEIDGERDNEGEEENEVEEKEEEEMEENAEEETEEQDDKVEEEEGENEEKVDGEEGETEENAEEEEEEEEKGEEEEAPVEEEEEES; via the exons ATGAAGAAGAGCCGCAGCGTGCTGTCGGTGACTGGAGAAGAG GGAAGCGGCGCTGATGGAACAGGTGCCGGGGAGAAGGCGGAGTCATCGCGCTACAGCAGATCTTACACATCTGGGGCGACTCTTGGGGCCGAGCTGCGCAGAGGGCGGAGCAGGAGACTCTCATCAAGTCTCCAG GTGCCCTGCTGGCTCCGCCCTCGAGATCGCACCCGTTCACCAGAGGTCCTGAGCAACGTGTCCCGTCCCACAACTCTCCCTCTCCGAATCCCGCCACGCATCTCCATCACGCATGCCGACACCgacag CTATGAAACAGAAAATGGCGTGTCGCCGGGTCACAGCCCGCTGGGCTCTCAGAGTCCAGGCCTCACCCTGAACACCTCCTTCCCCTCGGGCCAGAGACGAGAGTCCTTCCTCTACCGCTCGGACTCGGACTACGACATGTCGCCCAAGACGGTCTCTCGAAAATCCTCCCTCGCCAGTGAAGG gcacACGTCCGAGGACTTCATCGTCACACCTTTCGCTCAG GTACTGGCCAGTCTTCGATCAGTACGGAGCAACTTCACCATCCTCGCCAACGTCTCCACGCCAGCAGTCAA GAGGTCTCCTCTGGGCGGAGTGTGCGTCAGTCCCAGGGCGACACTGTCAGACCAGCAGTACCAGCAGCTCGCCCTGGACACTCTGGAGGAACTGGACTGGTGCCTGGACCAACTGGAGACCATTCAGACCCACCGCTCCGTCAGTGAAATGGCCTCCAACAAG TTTAAGAGGATGCTGAACAGAGAGCTGTCCCATCTGTCGGAGATGAGCCGCTCCGGTAACCAGGTGTCTGAATACATCTCCAGCACCTTCCTGG ACAAGCAGAACGACGAGGAGATCCCGTCTCCCACCCTGAAGGACAAACCCATGAGTCACATCAGCGGCGTGAGGAAACTGTCTCACAGCTCCagcctctccagcagctccatgcctcgcttcggcgtcaaCACAGACCAAGAGGACGAGCTGGCCAAG gagctggaggatctGGACAAGTGGAGCTTCAACATATTCAGAGTCGCAGAATTCTCCAACAACAGACCGCTCAGCTGCATCATGTACACCATCTTCCAG gagcGCGAGCTGCTGAAGACGTTTCGAATCCCACTCGACACCTTCGTGACCTACGTGATGACCCTGGAGGACCATTACCACGGAAATGTAGCGTACCACAACAGCCTGCACGCGGCGGACGTGACCCAGTCCACACACGTCCTGCTGTCCACACCTGCCCTCGAT GCCGTCTTCACCGACCTGGAGATCCTGGCCTCTCTGTTCGCTGCAGCCATCCACGACGTCGACCACCCTGGCGTCTCCAATCAGTTCCTCATCAACACCA ACTCAGAACTGGCCCTCATGTACAACGATGAGTCCGTGTTGGAGAACCATCATCTCGCCGTCGGCTTCAAGCTCCTGCACCAGGAGAACTGTGACATTTTCGTAAACCTCACCAAGAGACAGCGCCAGAGCCTCCGCAAGCTCGTCATCGACATG gtgttGGCCACAGACATGTCCAAACACATGACCCTGCTGGGTGACCTGAAGACCATGGTGGAGACGAAGAAGGTGACGAGCTCGGGGGTTCTGCTGCTCGACCACTACACAGAGCGAATACAG GTGCTGAGGAACATGGTGCACTGTGCCGACCTGAGCAACCCCACCAAGGCGCTGCCGCTCTACCGACAGTGGACGGAGAGAATCATGGAGGAGTTCTTCCGACAGGgcgacaaagagagagagagggggatggaGATCAGCGCCAtgtgtgacaaacacacagcgtCTGTGGAGAAGAGTCAG GTGGGTTTCATCGACTACATCGTGCATCCGCTGTGGGAGACGTGGGCCGACCTGGTGCACCCGGACGCCCAGGAGCTCCTGGACACGCTGGAGGAGAACAGGGAGTGGTATCTGAGCACCATGCCCCAGTCTCCCTCGCCCCCCCCGGACAGACACCTTCAGCACGACCGCTTCCAGTTCGAAATCACCCTGGAGGACCTGGagcacaacaaccacaaccacgtGCACCTGGAGAACAGCAACGGGGGGATGGAGATCTGTGAGGACCGGGCGGAGCCGAATGGCGAGGGACAGAACCATGTAGGAGCTGACATGGAGGAAGACGAGAAGAATCACAACAGTGAACAGAATGGAGTCccggatgaggaggaagaggaggaggaggaggaggccagagaagaggaggaggaggaggaagaggggaaggaAAACATGGAACAGGAAAACGGA gaggaggaggagaccaaagaggaagaggaggagatcgagaaaagtcaggaggaggaggaggagaccaaagaggaagaggaagggatcGAGAAAAGCCAAGAGgatcagcaggaggaggaagaagatgtaGGAGAAAATGAGGAGGCAAAGGGTGATGAGGAAGAAATTGTAGAAAAGGAGGAGGTAGAAGGAGaaatagatggagagagagacaatgagggggaagaggaaaatgaagtggaggaaaaagaggaggaagagatggaggaaaatgcagaggaggagacggaggaacag gacgacaaagttgaggaagaggagggtgagaatGAGGAGAAAgtggatggagaggagggagagactgAAGAGAAT gccgaggaggaggaggaggaggaggaaaaaggagaggaagaggaggcgccagttgaggaagaagaagaggaaagttaG